A portion of the Lolium rigidum isolate FL_2022 chromosome 1, APGP_CSIRO_Lrig_0.1, whole genome shotgun sequence genome contains these proteins:
- the LOC124699548 gene encoding transcription initiation factor TFIID subunit 6-like, translated as MSIVPKETIEVIAQSVGIPTLPADVSAALAPDVEYRLREIMQEAIKCMRHAKRTVLTADDVDSALSLRNVEPVYGFASGDPLRFKRAVGHKDLFYIDDREVDFKEIIEAPLPKAPLDTAVVAHWLAIEGVQPAIPENPPIDAISAPAENKRTEHVKDDGLPVDIKLPVKHILSRELQMYFDKIAELTMSRSSTPVFREALVSLSKDSGLHPLVPYFSYFIADEVTRSLADLPVLFALMRVVQSLLRNPHIHIEPYLHQLMPSMITCIVAKRLGHRLSDNHWELRDFSANLVASVCRKYGHAYHNLQIRLTKTLINAFLDPHKALTQHYGAVQGISALGTSAVRLLLLPNLQPYMQLLDPELQLEKQTNEMKRKEAWRVYGALLCAAGKCLYERLKLFPGLLSASTQPILRSNKRVATNNPNKRKSSTDLSASQPPLKKMASDVPMSSMSSAATMAGNMPGSVDGFSTQLPNPSMMQASSSGQMADGIAAAGLIRRDQGGNHHAQMVSAVLRQAWKEDQDAGHLLASLHDVFGEAIFSFIQPPEISFFL; from the exons GAGGCCATCAAGTGTATGCGGCATGCAAAGAGGACAGTTCTGACTGCAGACGATGTTGACAGTGCTCTCAGCCTCAGGAATGTTGAG CCTGTATACGGATTTGCTTCTGGTGACCCCTTGCGGTTTAAAAGAGCTGTGGGCCATAAGGATCTCTTCTATATCGATGACAGGGAGGTCGACTTCAAAGAG ATTATTGAAGCTCCTCTACCGAAAGCTCCTCTCGACACAGCAGTTGTAGCACACTGGCTAGCAATTGAGGGCGTCCAGCCTGCAATTCCAGAGAATCCTCCTATCGATG CAATTTCAGCACCAGCGGAAAATAAAAGGACTGAGCATGTGAAGGATGATGGACTACCAGTTGACATAAAGCTTCCTGTTAAGCATATATTATCTAGAGAACTCCAG aTGTACTTCGATAAAATAGCGGAGCTTACTATGAGCAGATCAAGCACCCCAGTTTTTAGAGAAGCATTAGTGAGCTTGTCAAAAGACTCAGGCCTTCATCCGCTGGTCCCTTACTTTTCGTACTTCATTGCAGATGAG GTTACCAGGAGTTTGGCTGACCTTCCTGTTCTATTTGCTCTCATGCGTGTTGTCCAAAGCCTTCTCCGCAATCCACACATTCATATTGAACCATAT TTGCATCAGTTAATGCCATCAATGATCACGTGCATCGTTGCGAAAAGGCTAGGGCACAGGCTTTCTGACAACCATTGGGAGCTTAGAGACTTCTCTGCGAATTTGGTTGCTTCAGTATGTCGGAA ATATGGCCACGCATATCACAATCTCCAAATCCGGTTAAcaaagacattgatcaatgcatttCTTGATCCCCACAAAGCATTGACACAGCATTATGGTGCTGTTCAAGGGATATCTGCATTGGGGACTAGTGCG GTTAGACTTCTGCTTTTGCCCAACCTTCAGCCGTACATGCAACTTTTGGATCCGGAATTGCAACTTGAGAAACAGACGAATGAAATGAAAAGAAAGGAAGCATGGCGGGTTTACGGTGCCCTGCTG TGTGCTGCAGGGAAATGCTTGTATGAGCGTCTCAAGTTATTTCCTGGTTTGCTCTCTGCGTCAACTCAGCCAATTTTGAGGAGTAATAAAAGAGTTGCAACTAACAACCCAA ATAAACGGAAGTCTAGTACAGATCTCTCGGCATCTCAGCCACCTCTAAAGAAGATGGCATCCGATGTGCCGATGAGCTCCATGTCTTCAGCCGCTACAATGGCAGGAAACATGCCAGGAAGCGTGGATGGTTTCTCCACGCAGCTACCCAACCCCAGCATGATGCAAGCATCTTCGTCTGGACAAATGGCGGATGGCATAGCAGCAGCAGGCCTGATCCGGAGAGACCAGGGAGGTAACCACCATGCGCAGATGGTGTCCGCGGTGCTGAGGCAGGCCTGGAAGGAGGACCAAGACGCTGGGCATCTCCTGGCATCGTTGCACGATGTGTTCGGTGAAGCCATCTTCTCGTTCATCCAGCCGCCAGAGATATCCTTCTTCCTCTAG